The Metabacillus schmidteae nucleotide sequence CTATTTATTTTTTTATATTAGCGGTAACAGTTCTTAGAACCTATATTGAAATTGTTCAGGTATGGATGTTTACAGACTTAAATGTATGGGTGTTTTCACTTGTATTTTTAATACTTGTCTACTATATCATATCAGGAGGGTTTCGAGTCGTTACAGGTATTAGTTTCTTTGGAGTTATTCTTCCGGCCTATGTATTGTTAACCTTTTTGTTTCCACTGGAATTTTCAGATCTGAGTAATCTTGCCCCGCCTCTGAATCATTCAGTTAAAGATTTCGCTCAGTCTACAAAAAGCATGTCTCTAACAATCGTTGGGTTTGAAGCTTTGCTTGTTTATTATCCTTTTATAAAAAATCCGGAAAGATCGAAGAAGTGGGCACATTTAGCTGTAGCCTTTAGCACAATCATTTACACGTTAATCATGTTGGTTTCACTTGCTTATTTTAGCGAAGAGCAACTTCAAAAAAACGTGTGGGCTACTCTAACGATATGGAAAATTATTGAGATGCCATTTGTTGAACGATTTGAATATATTGGAATTGCTAATTGGTGTTTAATCATCTTACCCAATATTTGTTTAACATTCTGGTGTGCAAGCAGATGTTTAAAAGATACATTTAAAGTAAATCAAAGAATCGTTCTCTTAATTGTCCTTTTAGGGTCGTTTATCATTCTTTGCATCTCACAAACAAGAGAGCACATTAACATATTAAATGATCTTGTGGGACAATTGGGCTTTTATATCATGTTCGCTTATATCCCGTTTATCTTTATTTCTAATATTATTATGGGGAAAATAAAGGGGAGAAAAAAATGAAAAAAAGAATTTTATTACCAATATCTATCTTCATTCTACTTTCCGGGTGTGTAGAAAAAGAAGTAATTGATGATGTGAATTTAATTGTTGCAGCTGGATTTGATTTAACAGAAGATGGAAATATTAGGGGATCTGCAAATGTTAATACATACATGAAGGATCAACCTGTTACGGATTATCTTATTACTTCTGAGTCAAAGCTTAGCAGAGATGTAATGTCTGAAATGCAGAAACAATCTCCTGATCCTCTTGTAATTGGTAAATTACAAATTGCTTTATTCGGAGAAAAATTAGCAAAGCAAGGTTTATCAGAGATTGTGGATACATTGCAGCGTGATGCATCAATTGGAGAAAGATTATTATTGGCTGTAACGAGAAATGAAGCAAAAGATATATTGGAGGCAGAATTTGCAACTATTGGTGCTGGGCGGTATTTAACGAACTTAATTTTACATAATAAATTAAGTCGTGATTTACCCAGAACAAACTTACATTTATTTTTATATCAACATTACTCGGAAGGTCAAGATCCTTTTCTGCCTATATTAAAGAAAAACGATCAAACCGGCAGTGTTGAAATTGATGGGATTGTGTTAATGGATGATAAAAAGGTGGTAGGAGAACTCCCAAACAATAAATTACTTTTTTTTAAGGTACTTACAGATCAATACACAAAAGGGTCTCACATTGTAGAGGTTCCCGATTCAGATGATTCAGCAGTTGTAAGGAGTATTTCTTCTTCAAGGAAGCTGAAGGTTGTTTCAACCAACCCGCTAAAAGTAAAAATGGACGTGAAGATTGATGGATTTATAAATGAGTACACTGGTAAAAAAATTACCCCAAAAGTGAAGGAACAGATTGCAAAGGCATTTGAGGATCAAGTAGAAAAAGAATCTATGGCATTAATTAAGAAATTCAAAGAGTTAAAAATTGACCCAATTGGAATCGGTGATGAACTTCGCTCGAAAATTCGCACATTTGATATTAAAAAGTGGAGAGAAAGAATTCCTGAGCTAACTGTAGATATTCATGCAGAAGTGCAGATATCTGAATCTGGTGTGATTGATTAGTTTAATTAGAAATAGACAAAATGTAAAAAAATAAATAAAAGTAATGAAAGCTTGTTTTATTTATGGACCTTGTCTCATATCCTTTACAAATGGATTGTAAAAGATAAGGGGACAAAGACACCATGAATAATTTTGTGAAAGGAACATTGTTGCTTGTAATTGCCGCCTTTTTTGGAGAATGCTTGGAGTTTGTCATTAATATGATTTTGGCTAGGGAGCTTGGTGAGGAAGGGATGGGTATGTACATGTCCATTCTGCCGATTATATTCTTCATTGTGATTATCGCCAGTCTCGAGCTTCCTGTTTCTATTTCAAAGTTTATAGCAGAAAAACAGCGTGAAACACATTATTACATGTTAAAGCACACATTAACACTAACCATTATTTTTACTTGTTTGTTCACTGCCTTTACAGCGATCGTGTTACCGTATTTGCCGGTGTTTCACGGGTATCATTCATCTGTAAAATGGCTTTTTCTTTTGCTTATCCCTGTTGTTGCGTTCTCTTCCATTGCCAGAGGATATTTTATGGGTGTACAGCATATGGGGAAAATTGCAGTTTCAAATTTTTTGAAAAAAGTCGTTCAACTTGCTATCCTTTATTGGGTTTATCAGTCGTTTCAATTTAACATAGAAGTTGCATTGTTAATAGCATTAGCCACATTAATAGGTAGTGAACTCCTTGTATGTACGTATTTAGTTGCTATGTATTTCATAGAAGTCCAAATTCTTAGAAAGGAAAATAATAAATATATTAGGGGCAGTAAAGTACGACGTGCTCTGTTTACAGTTTCGCTACCTACTACTGGTTTAAGGCTATTTCATTCTCTTACACATGCTCTGCAGCCATTTCTCGTAAAGGGTGCACTGGTGGCAGCTGGTTTTTCCACTGTTATGGCAAACGAGCATTATGGCATGCTTGCTGGTGTAGCGATGTCAATTGGTTTCTTTCCCGCTTTTATTGGA carries:
- a CDS encoding polysaccharide biosynthesis protein, which produces MNNFVKGTLLLVIAAFFGECLEFVINMILARELGEEGMGMYMSILPIIFFIVIIASLELPVSISKFIAEKQRETHYYMLKHTLTLTIIFTCLFTAFTAIVLPYLPVFHGYHSSVKWLFLLLIPVVAFSSIARGYFMGVQHMGKIAVSNFLKKVVQLAILYWVYQSFQFNIEVALLIALATLIGSELLVCTYLVAMYFIEVQILRKENNKYIRGSKVRRALFTVSLPTTGLRLFHSLTHALQPFLVKGALVAAGFSTVMANEHYGMLAGVAMSIGFFPAFIGHSLMVMLIPNVSEAYANNDNNTLIRLLQQSMVITMLYGIAASIAMYLYAEPLTHLFFDSSAASVYLQLLWPYFLFHFFIIPMQAYLIGLGMVKDALFQTIWSHSISFGMMYLLGSMESLQMKGIIIGMNMGAVLLMLMHYVTICKKLGVSVYFLKKKFTY
- a CDS encoding GerAB/ArcD/ProY family transporter, with product MIKIAERFQVSHFLVFYLIHSLQFGVGVLGFQRIVAEKTGRDAWISVILAGILVHISVWMLYRILRNSGGNVITVHRNLFGKWIGGLLSVAIAIYFFILAVTVLRTYIEIVQVWMFTDLNVWVFSLVFLILVYYIISGGFRVVTGISFFGVILPAYVLLTFLFPLEFSDLSNLAPPLNHSVKDFAQSTKSMSLTIVGFEALLVYYPFIKNPERSKKWAHLAVAFSTIIYTLIMLVSLAYFSEEQLQKNVWATLTIWKIIEMPFVERFEYIGIANWCLIILPNICLTFWCASRCLKDTFKVNQRIVLLIVLLGSFIILCISQTREHINILNDLVGQLGFYIMFAYIPFIFISNIIMGKIKGRKK
- a CDS encoding Ger(x)C family spore germination protein, producing MKKRILLPISIFILLSGCVEKEVIDDVNLIVAAGFDLTEDGNIRGSANVNTYMKDQPVTDYLITSESKLSRDVMSEMQKQSPDPLVIGKLQIALFGEKLAKQGLSEIVDTLQRDASIGERLLLAVTRNEAKDILEAEFATIGAGRYLTNLILHNKLSRDLPRTNLHLFLYQHYSEGQDPFLPILKKNDQTGSVEIDGIVLMDDKKVVGELPNNKLLFFKVLTDQYTKGSHIVEVPDSDDSAVVRSISSSRKLKVVSTNPLKVKMDVKIDGFINEYTGKKITPKVKEQIAKAFEDQVEKESMALIKKFKELKIDPIGIGDELRSKIRTFDIKKWRERIPELTVDIHAEVQISESGVID